Proteins from a single region of Bogoriella caseilytica:
- a CDS encoding ABC transporter permease yields the protein MATYLIRKLLIYALTFVVAVSINWAIPRMMPGDPVTRLIARANLSHPEAVEPMRNYYEAVFGLDLPLWQQYFNYWGALFRGEMGISVWLFPSEVSEVIWNAVPFTLALMLPAILLSWLVGNKVGALAARSKWLDNTVLPIGYLLTATPYMWIAILLAWFLGIVMGWFPVAGGYDFGLIPMWSWEFVVNLATHWFLPFLSLFLVALGGWAIGMRNVIIYELEADYANYLEALGAPRRLVRRYAYRNALLPQITGLALQLGTVLGGALVTEVVFAYPGLGYLILNAINNQDLFLLQGALLFVVVGVLIANFIIDLLYIVVDPRTRTGLQGGTS from the coding sequence GTGGCCACTTATCTCATTCGCAAACTGCTGATCTACGCCTTGACCTTCGTGGTTGCCGTCAGCATCAACTGGGCGATCCCGCGCATGATGCCGGGCGACCCCGTGACCCGGCTCATCGCCCGCGCGAATCTGTCCCACCCGGAAGCGGTGGAGCCGATGCGCAACTACTACGAGGCCGTCTTCGGCTTGGACCTGCCGTTGTGGCAGCAGTACTTCAACTACTGGGGTGCGCTGTTCCGCGGCGAGATGGGCATCAGCGTCTGGCTGTTCCCCTCCGAGGTCTCGGAGGTGATCTGGAACGCCGTGCCCTTCACCCTGGCGCTGATGCTCCCGGCGATCCTGTTGAGCTGGCTGGTCGGCAACAAGGTGGGCGCGCTGGCGGCGCGGAGCAAGTGGCTGGACAACACCGTACTGCCGATCGGCTACCTGCTCACCGCCACTCCGTACATGTGGATCGCGATCCTGCTGGCCTGGTTCCTCGGCATCGTGATGGGGTGGTTCCCCGTGGCCGGCGGCTACGACTTCGGGCTCATCCCGATGTGGTCGTGGGAGTTCGTGGTCAATCTGGCCACCCACTGGTTCCTGCCCTTCCTCTCGCTGTTCCTCGTGGCGCTGGGTGGCTGGGCGATCGGCATGCGCAACGTGATCATCTACGAGCTCGAGGCGGACTACGCCAACTATCTCGAGGCACTCGGTGCACCGCGCCGGCTGGTCCGCCGCTACGCCTACCGCAACGCACTCCTGCCGCAGATCACCGGTCTGGCGCTGCAGCTCGGCACCGTGCTCGGTGGTGCCCTCGTCACCGAGGTGGTGTTCGCCTACCCGGGCCTCGGCTACCTCATCCTGAACGCGATCAACAACCAAGACCTGTTCCTTCTGCAGGGCGCTTTGCTCTTCGTGGTGGTCGGGGTACTGATCGCGAACTTCATCATTGACCTGCTCTACATCGTGGTCGACCCGCGCACTCGCACCGGACTGCAGGGAGGAACCTCATGA
- a CDS encoding ABC transporter permease, whose product MTQPAQTDPEVEGTKAALPDAAATTRKGSETIYFALRNPKVVGALIVVLGFLALGIFAPFFIDHRPTAYVGPPVQPPGGEWPLGTTLFGQDIFAQFVAGLRSTYLVGVLGGAVAAAIGMTVGFVAGYRGGWIDELLNMLTNIVLVIPGFVVLIVINAYLGTRSVPMQALYIGIFSWPWVARAVRSQTLTLRNRDFVDLAKLSGSSTGSIIRREVAPNMYSYLFMTFVLLFGGAILMAASLDFIGLGPTDAMSLGLMMNQAAQNSALHLGMWWWFVPPGLGITTIVGALYIMNVGLDEVFNPKLRET is encoded by the coding sequence ATGACGCAGCCAGCGCAGACAGACCCAGAAGTCGAGGGCACCAAGGCCGCTCTGCCGGACGCTGCCGCGACCACCCGCAAAGGCAGCGAGACGATCTATTTCGCCTTGCGTAACCCCAAGGTGGTCGGCGCCCTGATTGTGGTACTCGGTTTCCTCGCCCTGGGGATCTTCGCCCCCTTCTTCATCGACCACCGCCCGACGGCGTATGTGGGCCCGCCGGTCCAGCCGCCGGGCGGGGAGTGGCCATTGGGCACCACGCTCTTCGGGCAGGACATCTTCGCCCAGTTCGTGGCCGGCCTGCGCTCGACCTACCTGGTCGGCGTCCTCGGCGGTGCCGTCGCGGCGGCCATCGGCATGACGGTCGGCTTCGTGGCCGGTTACCGGGGCGGCTGGATCGATGAACTGTTGAACATGCTCACCAACATCGTGCTCGTGATCCCGGGCTTTGTGGTGCTGATCGTGATCAACGCCTACCTGGGCACCCGGTCGGTGCCGATGCAGGCTCTGTACATCGGCATCTTCTCCTGGCCGTGGGTGGCTCGCGCCGTCCGCTCCCAGACGCTCACGCTGCGCAACCGCGACTTCGTCGATCTCGCCAAGCTGTCCGGCTCGTCCACGGGCTCGATCATCCGGCGCGAAGTGGCCCCGAACATGTACTCCTACCTGTTCATGACCTTCGTGCTGCTCTTCGGTGGGGCCATCCTGATGGCCGCCTCGCTCGACTTCATCGGTCTGGGACCCACTGACGCGATGTCGCTCGGCTTGATGATGAACCAAGCCGCCCAGAACAGCGCGCTGCACCTGGGGATGTGGTGGTGGTTCGTGCCACCAGGGCTGGGGATCACCACGATCGTCGGGGCCCTCTACATCATGAACGTCGGCCTCGATGAGGTCTTCAACCCCAAGCTCAGGGAGACGTGA
- a CDS encoding ABC transporter ATP-binding protein — MTLKVDDLKVYYRTLAGDVKALDGVSFEIADGEIMGLAGESGCGKTTLGKALIRMDGRMRHMGGSVHLDDREMPIADHSAMQDFRFKEVSLIPQYAMSAMNPTRKIGRMIKELLASRGESYREIEPELLRRLKLVGLDTEVLKRYPIELSGGMKQRVVLVLSTLLDPSLLIGDEVTSALDVSSQKAVSRALVEFRDREFVQSMVVITHDISVLYQIADTIMVMYAGHLAEKADTETIINRPLHPYTKALIGALPEVGVRYDERQSLEGIPGRPPGLLDPPQGCRFRARCPLADDECLEVPPFAEVEPGHSVACWKVG; from the coding sequence ATGACGCTCAAGGTCGATGACCTCAAGGTCTACTACCGCACCCTCGCCGGGGATGTGAAGGCGCTCGACGGCGTCAGCTTCGAGATCGCCGACGGCGAGATCATGGGATTGGCGGGCGAGTCCGGCTGTGGCAAGACCACGCTGGGCAAGGCGCTCATCCGGATGGACGGGCGGATGCGTCATATGGGCGGATCCGTCCACCTGGATGACCGCGAGATGCCGATCGCCGATCACAGCGCCATGCAGGACTTCCGCTTCAAGGAGGTCTCGCTCATCCCGCAGTATGCGATGAGCGCGATGAACCCCACCCGCAAGATCGGCCGCATGATCAAGGAACTTCTGGCCTCGCGCGGAGAGAGTTACCGCGAGATCGAGCCGGAACTCCTGCGCCGTCTGAAGCTCGTTGGCCTCGACACCGAGGTGCTCAAGCGGTACCCGATCGAGCTCTCCGGTGGGATGAAGCAGCGGGTCGTGCTGGTGCTCTCCACTCTCCTGGATCCCTCGTTGCTCATCGGCGATGAGGTCACCTCGGCCCTGGACGTCTCCAGCCAGAAGGCGGTCTCGCGCGCCCTCGTGGAGTTCCGCGACCGCGAGTTCGTTCAGTCCATGGTGGTCATCACCCACGACATCTCGGTCCTCTACCAGATCGCCGACACCATCATGGTGATGTACGCGGGCCATCTGGCGGAGAAGGCGGACACCGAGACCATCATCAACCGGCCACTGCATCCCTACACGAAGGCCCTGATCGGCGCCCTGCCGGAAGTGGGCGTGCGCTACGACGAGCGGCAGAGCCTCGAAGGGATCCCCGGGCGTCCGCCCGGCCTGCTGGACCCGCCTCAGGGATGCCGGTTCCGGGCTCGCTGCCCGCTCGCCGACGACGAGTGCCTCGAAGTGCCGCCGTTCGCCGAGGTCGAACCGGGCCACTCGGTGGCGTGCTGGAAGGTGGGCTGA
- a CDS encoding ABC transporter ATP-binding protein — MLRVRDLNKVYKVGTFGTDKLHAVRDVSFDIAPGEVVSLIGESGSGKSTIGKLVLRLISTTSGTIDFEGEDIAGMSGRRLRKYYQRAQGVFQDPFSTYNPIFKVDRAFDTLRNNYFGSMSRTDWDEKVREAVRSVSLEPESVLGKYPHQLSGGQLQRLLIARALLLDIKLLVADEIISMLDASTRIDVLNLLGDLRAKGLGILFVTHDLSLGNYVSDKVVILYKGRVVESGITSKVFGQPLHPYTRNLLASVPQLDRKWDEVEAEEAARAVELDKHCFYHEHPETLEKSTGLIEVDNGHLVGCFAMSADDPCPMGATDDR; from the coding sequence ATGCTGCGCGTGCGCGATCTGAACAAGGTCTACAAGGTCGGTACTTTCGGCACCGACAAGCTCCACGCTGTCCGCGACGTGTCCTTCGACATCGCTCCCGGTGAGGTCGTCTCCCTGATCGGTGAGTCCGGCTCAGGCAAGTCCACGATCGGCAAGCTCGTGCTCCGCCTGATCTCCACCACCTCGGGAACCATCGATTTCGAGGGCGAGGACATCGCCGGGATGTCGGGCAGGCGTCTGCGGAAGTACTACCAGCGCGCCCAGGGGGTCTTTCAGGATCCCTTCTCGACCTACAACCCGATCTTCAAGGTCGATCGTGCTTTCGACACTCTGCGCAATAACTACTTCGGCTCGATGTCCCGCACGGATTGGGATGAGAAGGTCCGCGAGGCCGTGCGCTCGGTGAGCCTGGAGCCGGAGTCGGTGCTGGGGAAGTACCCCCATCAGCTCTCCGGCGGGCAGCTCCAGCGCCTGCTGATCGCCCGGGCGCTCTTGCTGGACATCAAGCTGCTGGTGGCGGACGAGATCATCTCCATGCTCGACGCCTCCACCCGGATCGACGTACTCAACCTCCTGGGCGACCTGCGCGCCAAGGGCCTGGGCATCCTCTTCGTCACGCACGACCTCTCCCTGGGAAACTACGTCTCGGACAAGGTCGTCATTCTCTACAAGGGTCGCGTGGTCGAATCGGGTATCACCTCGAAGGTGTTCGGCCAGCCCTTGCACCCGTACACCCGCAACCTGCTCGCCTCCGTGCCCCAGTTGGACCGCAAGTGGGACGAGGTCGAGGCCGAGGAAGCCGCCCGTGCGGTCGAACTCGACAAGCACTGCTTCTACCACGAACACCCCGAAACCCTCGAGAAGTCCACCGGCCTGATCGAGGTCGACAACGGCCATCTGGTGGGCTGTTTCGCCATGTCAGCCGACGACCCTTGCCCGATGGGAGCCACCGATGACCGCTGA
- a CDS encoding GH1 family beta-glucosidase, translating into MTAEPTTATPASADLTQPLAISTDVRVDLDPTVLAARLPAGFRLGAATSSYQIEGAEEADGRGLSIWDTFSRAPGRVHLGQTGAVAIDHYHRLEEDVALMADLGLESYRFSVAWPRIIPDGDGAVEPRGLAFYTRLVDLLIQAGIEPVVTLYHWDLPQALQDRGGWANRETVHAFARYARVVQEALGEKVKVWTTINEPWCAAYLGYGNGVHAPGITDPRTAMRAAHHLLLAHGVATQQMREAAPEFSYGIVPNLYPVYPATQDPADVAAADTIDALQNRQWLDPLLLGRYPEEITRTQRRFGADSAILPGDLEQIAQPLDLLGVNYYSQHHVAAEPNPVPRYNTEHPGSEHVRWVRGNGPLTDMEWTIEPHGLRDILIRLSRDYSAPPLFVTENGAAFPDVVADDGSIQDADRRQFLAAHISAVVEAIEAGANVTGYTAWSLFDNYEWAFGYAKRFGIVHIDYETLQRTPKASAHWYRDLIAARRR; encoded by the coding sequence ATGACCGCTGAGCCCACCACCGCGACCCCTGCGTCCGCCGATCTCACGCAGCCGCTCGCGATCTCCACCGATGTGCGGGTGGACCTCGACCCGACGGTGCTGGCTGCGCGCCTGCCGGCCGGGTTCCGGCTCGGCGCCGCGACCTCGTCCTATCAGATCGAGGGCGCCGAGGAGGCCGATGGCCGCGGCCTCTCGATCTGGGATACCTTCTCCCGCGCCCCCGGGCGTGTTCATCTCGGGCAGACCGGTGCTGTGGCGATCGACCACTACCACCGGCTCGAAGAAGACGTCGCCCTCATGGCCGACCTGGGGCTGGAGTCCTACCGCTTCTCCGTGGCCTGGCCGCGCATCATTCCCGACGGCGATGGCGCGGTGGAGCCTCGCGGTCTGGCCTTCTACACCCGACTGGTCGACCTGCTCATCCAGGCCGGTATCGAGCCGGTCGTCACGCTCTACCACTGGGATCTGCCGCAGGCGCTGCAGGACCGTGGGGGCTGGGCCAACCGCGAGACGGTTCACGCTTTCGCCCGCTACGCGCGCGTGGTCCAGGAGGCTCTGGGGGAGAAGGTCAAGGTCTGGACCACGATCAACGAGCCCTGGTGTGCCGCGTACCTCGGCTACGGCAACGGCGTGCACGCCCCAGGGATCACTGACCCGCGCACCGCCATGCGCGCAGCCCACCATCTCCTGCTCGCGCACGGCGTGGCCACCCAGCAGATGCGTGAGGCGGCGCCCGAGTTCAGCTACGGGATCGTGCCCAACCTCTACCCGGTGTACCCGGCCACCCAAGATCCGGCCGACGTCGCCGCGGCCGACACGATCGACGCCCTGCAGAATCGGCAGTGGCTCGATCCGCTGCTGCTCGGGCGCTACCCGGAGGAGATCACCCGCACCCAGCGCCGCTTCGGTGCCGACTCCGCGATCCTGCCCGGTGACCTGGAGCAGATCGCGCAGCCCTTGGACCTGCTCGGCGTGAATTACTACAGCCAGCACCACGTGGCCGCCGAACCGAATCCGGTCCCGCGCTACAACACCGAGCACCCCGGATCGGAGCATGTGCGATGGGTCCGCGGCAATGGCCCGCTCACTGACATGGAATGGACGATCGAACCGCATGGGCTGCGGGACATCTTGATCCGCCTCAGCCGGGACTACTCGGCGCCGCCGCTCTTCGTGACCGAGAACGGTGCGGCCTTCCCCGACGTCGTCGCCGACGACGGTTCGATCCAGGATGCCGACCGGAGGCAGTTCCTCGCCGCGCACATCTCTGCCGTGGTGGAAGCGATCGAGGCCGGGGCGAACGTCACCGGATACACCGCGTGGTCGCTCTTCGACAACTACGAATGGGCCTTCGGATACGCCAAGCGCTTCGGCATCGTGCACATCGACTACGAGACGCTCCAGCGCACCCCGAAGGCGTCGGCCCACTGGTACCGCGACCTCATCGCCGCCCGGCGGCGCTAG
- a CDS encoding glycoside hydrolase family 2 protein has product MTTAPSAPAPTLPARMDLTGAWRLSLITPASDAPAEVTSWGDIAATVPGTVHTDLMAAGLLEDPEIGTRENDQHWIGRSEWSYHRTFTVVPGEHEHTELVMAGLDTLAVVRVNGEVVAETKNQHRTYRVDVTELLHEGENTLEVRFRPIFEEIDRVEGEVGLLPATEAIHYPYVRKMACNFGWDWGPRFITAGIWREIHLESWSSARLGTVIPLATWDQDSGDGVLDVAATVIGSPATARLRVTASRDGSSATTEESVGTDGASVQLRVPQAAPWWPSGYGDQPLYDVVIELLDADGAVLDRVTRRTGFRTVTTVEQPDGRGSTWETSINGQRVPVRGYDWIPDTCFPATITEERYQRRIDQAVAGGANMLRVWGGGIYESAAFYEYCDARGVLVWQDFLFACAAYPETEDYAAEVEGEARDAIQERAHHPSLVLWNGNNECTWGYHDWTWWHDILQGKAWGARYYGELLPALIAELDPSRPYIPGSPSSGDLEQAPNDDALGIQHLWEVWNQLDYVHYRDHDSSFVAEFGFCGPPTWATLRQAVPEGELTLQNEEVTHHLRAADGVIKLDRGLAQHFPAPVPDAVGLGWSDEDWHYLAQVNQARALTLGVDHLRALQRNSGVVVWQLNDCWPVISWAAVDSEERLKPLWYALRSAFATRRVTVQPTSLGADAATRGEGALQLVAVNDEPGEWEATARVRRVSFTGEVLASAELTLTAPAAGVASVEVPADVATPADPRSELIVVDTDGAGGSPGFPGGGVQRTTWFFERDKDLDYPQAQWEASVTEVPGGLELTVQATTLLRDLAVFPDRLTGPDGTALGPEAAASDLLLTVLPGESVTITLPGTLPEHAELLTSRPVLRAVNDIVHR; this is encoded by the coding sequence ATGACTACCGCGCCTTCGGCCCCCGCACCCACCCTGCCCGCCCGTATGGACCTCACCGGCGCGTGGCGGCTGTCCCTGATCACTCCGGCCTCGGATGCCCCGGCTGAGGTCACGAGCTGGGGCGACATCGCAGCCACCGTGCCGGGCACCGTGCACACCGACCTCATGGCCGCCGGGCTGCTGGAGGACCCGGAGATCGGGACCCGCGAGAACGACCAGCACTGGATCGGACGCTCGGAGTGGAGCTACCACCGCACCTTCACCGTCGTCCCCGGCGAACACGAGCACACCGAGCTGGTCATGGCCGGGCTGGACACCCTCGCGGTGGTCCGCGTGAACGGTGAGGTGGTGGCTGAGACCAAGAACCAGCACCGCACCTACCGCGTGGACGTCACCGAGCTGCTGCACGAAGGAGAGAACACCCTCGAGGTGCGCTTCCGCCCCATCTTCGAGGAGATCGACCGGGTCGAGGGCGAGGTGGGTCTCCTGCCGGCCACCGAAGCCATCCACTACCCCTATGTGCGCAAAATGGCCTGCAACTTCGGGTGGGACTGGGGGCCACGCTTCATCACGGCCGGCATCTGGCGCGAGATCCACCTCGAGTCCTGGTCATCGGCTCGGCTGGGCACGGTCATACCCCTCGCCACCTGGGATCAGGACAGCGGCGACGGCGTGCTCGACGTGGCCGCCACCGTCATCGGTTCCCCGGCCACGGCCCGTCTGCGCGTGACGGCCAGCCGAGACGGTTCCTCCGCCACCACGGAAGAGTCCGTGGGTACCGACGGCGCCTCCGTCCAGCTGCGCGTGCCCCAGGCGGCACCGTGGTGGCCCAGCGGCTACGGAGACCAGCCGCTCTACGACGTCGTGATCGAACTGCTCGACGCGGACGGCGCCGTGCTGGACCGCGTGACGCGGCGGACCGGGTTCCGCACGGTGACCACCGTGGAGCAGCCCGATGGCCGCGGCAGCACCTGGGAGACCTCCATCAACGGCCAGCGTGTACCCGTGCGCGGCTACGACTGGATCCCGGACACCTGCTTCCCCGCCACCATCACCGAGGAGCGCTACCAGCGCCGCATCGACCAGGCGGTGGCAGGCGGGGCGAACATGCTGCGCGTGTGGGGCGGGGGGATCTATGAGTCTGCCGCCTTCTACGAGTACTGCGACGCCCGCGGGGTGCTGGTCTGGCAGGACTTCCTCTTCGCCTGCGCGGCCTACCCCGAGACCGAGGACTACGCCGCCGAGGTCGAGGGCGAGGCTCGCGACGCCATCCAGGAGCGCGCCCACCACCCTTCGCTGGTGTTGTGGAACGGCAACAATGAGTGCACCTGGGGCTATCACGACTGGACCTGGTGGCACGACATCCTGCAGGGCAAGGCCTGGGGCGCCCGCTACTACGGCGAGCTCCTTCCCGCGCTGATCGCCGAGCTGGACCCGTCCCGCCCCTACATTCCCGGCTCACCCTCCTCGGGTGATCTGGAGCAGGCGCCCAATGACGACGCCCTGGGCATCCAGCACCTCTGGGAGGTGTGGAACCAGCTGGACTACGTCCACTACCGCGACCACGACTCGAGCTTCGTGGCCGAGTTCGGATTCTGCGGGCCGCCGACGTGGGCCACGCTGCGCCAGGCGGTGCCCGAGGGCGAGCTCACGCTGCAGAACGAGGAGGTCACCCACCACCTGCGTGCCGCCGACGGCGTGATCAAGCTTGATCGGGGCTTGGCCCAGCATTTCCCGGCACCGGTGCCCGATGCGGTCGGTCTCGGGTGGTCCGACGAGGACTGGCACTACCTCGCCCAGGTCAACCAGGCCCGGGCGCTCACCCTCGGGGTGGATCATCTGCGTGCCCTGCAGCGCAACTCCGGCGTGGTGGTCTGGCAGCTCAACGACTGCTGGCCGGTGATCTCCTGGGCCGCGGTGGACAGCGAGGAACGTCTCAAGCCGCTCTGGTACGCCCTGCGCTCCGCTTTCGCCACCCGGCGGGTGACGGTGCAGCCCACGAGCCTGGGCGCGGATGCGGCCACCCGCGGCGAGGGTGCGCTCCAGCTGGTGGCCGTCAACGACGAGCCGGGGGAGTGGGAGGCAACCGCCCGCGTGCGCCGCGTGAGCTTCACCGGCGAGGTACTTGCCTCCGCAGAGCTCACCCTGACCGCTCCTGCGGCCGGAGTCGCCTCGGTGGAGGTGCCCGCCGACGTGGCCACTCCGGCCGATCCCCGCAGCGAGCTGATCGTGGTCGACACCGACGGTGCCGGAGGCAGCCCGGGCTTCCCCGGCGGCGGTGTGCAGCGCACCACCTGGTTCTTCGAACGCGACAAGGACCTCGACTACCCGCAGGCGCAGTGGGAGGCCAGCGTCACCGAGGTACCAGGCGGGCTCGAGTTGACCGTGCAGGCCACCACGCTACTGCGCGATCTCGCCGTCTTCCCCGACCGGCTGACCGGCCCGGACGGGACAGCGCTCGGGCCGGAGGCGGCGGCCTCAGATCTGCTGCTCACGGTGCTCCCGGGAGAATCGGTGACCATCACCCTGCCCGGTACGCTCCCTGAGCATGCTGAACTGCTGACCTCACGACCCGTGTTGCGCGCGGTCAACGACATCGTCCACCGCTGA
- a CDS encoding LacI family DNA-binding transcriptional regulator: MAARVTIGELARRLDISTAAVSYALNGQSGVSEETRQRVRALAQELGYHPSSSARALSRARSGAIGVVLTRAPQQIGVEPYYMQVLAGMEMVLAESEMSLLLRVVDAAPGNDLEVYRRWSAERRVDGVVLFDEREDDARFGLLESLGLPAVLQGGPVRGAERYVPPDDAGSARLILGHLRELGHREVLHVGGFGQFMHERRRWRYISAEAQRQQMRACHVASDYTLEGGLEATTTMLSGPDRPTAVIYSNDLMAIGGLRAAQAAGVSIPGELALLSWDDSLLCTISQPAITAVDRHPLAYGRRTAQVLLDVIEGRESTVEPEPVNELRARATTVATRPA; the protein is encoded by the coding sequence ATGGCCGCACGCGTCACCATTGGCGAGCTCGCCCGCCGGCTCGACATCTCCACGGCCGCCGTGTCGTACGCCCTGAACGGCCAGTCCGGCGTCAGCGAGGAGACTCGCCAGCGAGTGCGCGCGCTGGCTCAGGAACTCGGCTACCACCCCAGCTCCTCGGCACGAGCACTCTCCCGGGCGCGTTCCGGCGCCATTGGCGTGGTCCTCACCCGGGCTCCGCAACAGATCGGCGTCGAGCCCTACTACATGCAGGTGCTCGCCGGCATGGAGATGGTGCTCGCGGAGTCGGAGATGTCCCTGCTGCTGCGTGTGGTGGACGCCGCTCCCGGCAACGATCTGGAGGTGTACCGGCGCTGGTCGGCCGAGCGTCGTGTCGACGGCGTGGTGCTCTTCGACGAACGCGAGGACGACGCGCGCTTCGGCCTGCTGGAGAGCCTCGGCCTGCCGGCGGTGCTGCAGGGCGGGCCGGTCCGGGGTGCGGAACGCTACGTGCCTCCCGATGACGCGGGCAGCGCGCGGCTCATCCTCGGCCACCTCAGGGAACTCGGGCACCGGGAGGTGCTGCATGTGGGCGGTTTCGGCCAGTTCATGCACGAGCGCCGCCGCTGGCGCTACATCTCGGCAGAAGCCCAGCGCCAGCAGATGCGTGCCTGTCACGTGGCCAGCGACTACACCCTCGAAGGCGGGTTGGAGGCCACTACCACCATGCTGAGCGGCCCGGACCGGCCCACCGCGGTCATCTACTCCAACGACCTGATGGCCATCGGCGGTCTGCGTGCCGCACAGGCCGCCGGCGTCTCGATACCCGGGGAGCTCGCCCTGCTCTCCTGGGACGACTCCTTGCTGTGCACCATCTCCCAGCCGGCGATCACTGCCGTGGACCGTCACCCGCTGGCCTATGGCCGCCGCACGGCGCAGGTGCTGCTCGATGTGATCGAAGGCCGCGAGTCCACCGTCGAGCCGGAGCCGGTCAACGAGCTGCGCGCCCGCGCCACGACCGTGGCCACACGGCCGGCGTGA
- the leuA gene encoding 2-isopropylmalate synthase produces MKTQHHITAQRPSGMPTAKYRAFEDVNPISLPDRTWPDARITRAPRWLSTDLRDGNQALVEPMDAERKRRMFDLLVAMGYKEIEIGFPAASQTDFDFVRSLAEPGVIPEDVTVSVLTQARPDLIQRTVDSLVGMPRATVHMYNATAPVFRDVVFRNDKDSTRELAVAGTREVVAHAEKVLGDETIFGFQYSPEIFVDTELDFALEVCEAVMDVWQPGPGREIVLNLPATVERATPNVYADQIEWMSRNLSRREHIALSLHPHNDRGTGVAAAELGIMAGADRIEGCLFGQGERTGNVDLVTLGMNLFSQGIDPQIDFSDIDRVRRVVEQCTQMSVHERHPYGGDLVFTSFSGSHQDAIKKGFADRDRKVAAAGGEDRDVVWDLPYLPVDPKDVGRNYEAIVRVNSQSGKGGVAYLLSATRSLDLPRRLQIELSSIVQRHSDTAGGEISAERLWEIFADEYLPYNTLDSLRPWGRLSLEATSLVSAGQGQESVLELTIVDNGVQRTLTGTGNGPIDAFVKALASGGIEVEVLDYAEHALSTGGDATAACYVECLVGEQVLWGVGIDPSTMSSSFKAIISAINRAFR; encoded by the coding sequence ATGAAGACCCAGCACCACATCACCGCGCAACGGCCCTCGGGAATGCCCACGGCCAAGTATCGCGCCTTCGAGGACGTCAATCCCATCTCCCTGCCGGACCGCACCTGGCCCGATGCGCGCATCACCCGGGCGCCCCGCTGGCTCTCCACCGACCTGCGCGACGGTAACCAGGCTCTGGTCGAGCCCATGGACGCCGAACGCAAGCGGCGGATGTTCGATCTGCTGGTGGCCATGGGCTACAAGGAGATCGAGATCGGTTTCCCGGCCGCCTCGCAGACCGACTTCGACTTCGTGCGCTCGCTGGCCGAGCCCGGAGTGATCCCGGAAGACGTCACCGTCTCGGTGCTCACCCAGGCCCGGCCGGACCTGATCCAGCGCACGGTGGACTCCTTGGTGGGCATGCCGCGCGCCACCGTGCACATGTACAACGCGACCGCCCCAGTCTTCCGCGACGTGGTGTTCCGTAACGACAAGGACTCCACGCGCGAACTCGCCGTGGCCGGCACCCGCGAGGTGGTTGCCCACGCGGAGAAGGTCCTCGGGGACGAGACGATCTTCGGCTTCCAGTACAGCCCCGAGATCTTCGTGGACACCGAGCTGGACTTCGCCCTGGAGGTCTGTGAAGCGGTGATGGACGTCTGGCAGCCCGGGCCGGGTCGCGAGATCGTGCTGAATCTGCCCGCCACCGTCGAGCGAGCCACACCCAACGTCTACGCCGACCAGATCGAGTGGATGAGCCGGAACCTCAGCCGCCGCGAGCACATCGCCCTTTCCCTGCACCCGCACAATGACCGCGGGACCGGAGTGGCCGCCGCCGAGCTGGGCATCATGGCCGGCGCCGACCGGATCGAGGGCTGCCTCTTCGGTCAGGGTGAGCGCACCGGCAACGTCGACCTGGTGACCCTGGGGATGAACCTCTTCAGCCAGGGCATCGATCCGCAGATCGATTTCTCCGACATCGACCGCGTGCGGCGCGTGGTCGAGCAGTGCACGCAGATGAGCGTGCACGAGCGCCACCCCTATGGCGGCGATCTGGTCTTCACCTCCTTCTCCGGATCCCACCAGGATGCGATCAAGAAGGGCTTCGCCGATCGGGACAGGAAGGTCGCAGCCGCGGGCGGCGAGGACCGTGACGTGGTCTGGGACCTGCCCTACCTGCCGGTGGACCCCAAGGACGTCGGCCGCAACTATGAGGCGATCGTCCGCGTGAACTCGCAGTCCGGCAAGGGCGGTGTGGCCTACCTGCTCTCGGCCACGCGGAGCCTGGATCTGCCGCGCCGTCTGCAGATCGAGCTCTCGAGCATTGTCCAGCGCCACAGCGATACTGCCGGCGGGGAGATCTCCGCGGAGCGGCTCTGGGAGATCTTCGCCGACGAGTACCTCCCGTACAACACCCTCGACAGCTTGCGGCCGTGGGGGCGCCTCTCCCTCGAGGCCACGTCGCTGGTCAGCGCCGGGCAGGGCCAGGAGTCCGTGCTGGAGCTCACCATCGTGGACAACGGCGTACAGCGGACCCTGACCGGCACGGGGAACGGCCCGATTGATGCCTTCGTCAAGGCTCTGGCCTCCGGCGGCATCGAGGTGGAGGTGCTGGACTACGCCGAGCACGCGCTGTCCACCGGTGGTGATGCGACGGCGGCCTGCTACGTGGAGTGCCTGGTGGGGGAGCAGGTGCTGTGGGGTGTGGGAATCGACCCCTCGACCATGTCGTCGTCCTTCAAGGCGATCATCTCCGCCATCAACCGGGCCTTCCGCTGA